One window of Legionella pneumophila subsp. pneumophila str. Philadelphia 1 genomic DNA carries:
- a CDS encoding M23 family metallopeptidase — MIKSFRVTVFLFLVSGLILARDMHAFPSGLESNQDKLVYFQLEAETFYSPKPVTIEGQLYLTYEVFLANVGDYLFSLENVEVLNGRKPYKVLFSYNQEELRKMIYSFSGHSNHLTSDLTLRPGERGLLFFMVKFDSLDEIPEKIMHRFHLYSSKTKISEEGVRYSFLAAPAYVKITKPLVIANPLDGKHWMAINGPSNHSIHRRARVAAHGIVYYPERYAIDFMQFGADGHVYKENPNKNENYYSYGANVYSVADGEVVAVYDGVPDNTPPGRDYPVTLINMAGNHVIIKIGKHQYALYAHLIPHSIKVTKGELVRKNQLIAKLGNSGNSDAPHLHFHVIDKPSPLIGQGTPYAFEHFSTEEYRFAGDEWESPIVYEGRLTEHHHELVHENALMNFAEK; from the coding sequence ATGATAAAATCATTTCGTGTCACAGTTTTTTTATTTCTTGTAAGTGGTTTGATTCTCGCACGAGACATGCATGCTTTTCCCTCTGGATTGGAATCCAATCAGGATAAATTGGTTTATTTTCAGTTAGAAGCCGAAACGTTTTATTCTCCAAAACCCGTGACTATTGAAGGACAACTTTATCTCACGTATGAGGTTTTTCTTGCCAATGTGGGTGATTACCTCTTCTCTTTAGAAAACGTTGAAGTATTAAATGGCCGAAAACCTTATAAAGTTCTTTTTTCCTATAACCAGGAAGAGCTGCGAAAGATGATATATTCTTTTAGTGGTCATTCTAATCATTTAACATCAGACTTGACATTAAGACCGGGTGAGCGTGGTTTGTTATTTTTTATGGTGAAATTCGATAGTCTTGATGAAATCCCTGAAAAAATAATGCATCGGTTTCATCTATATTCATCGAAAACTAAAATATCCGAAGAGGGTGTCAGGTATTCTTTTCTGGCTGCTCCCGCTTATGTAAAAATTACTAAGCCCCTGGTGATTGCCAATCCTTTGGATGGAAAGCATTGGATGGCAATTAATGGCCCATCCAATCATTCCATACACCGCCGCGCAAGGGTTGCAGCCCATGGCATTGTGTATTATCCCGAACGATACGCCATTGATTTCATGCAATTTGGAGCTGATGGTCATGTCTATAAAGAAAATCCCAACAAAAATGAAAACTATTACAGTTATGGGGCCAATGTTTACTCGGTTGCGGATGGTGAGGTAGTCGCAGTTTACGATGGTGTTCCTGATAATACTCCGCCTGGACGTGATTATCCTGTTACGCTGATTAATATGGCTGGCAATCACGTGATTATTAAAATAGGAAAACACCAATATGCTCTCTATGCCCACTTAATTCCCCATAGTATTAAGGTCACTAAGGGGGAGTTGGTTCGTAAGAATCAATTAATTGCAAAATTGGGTAATTCGGGCAATTCTGACGCACCGCATTTGCATTTTCATGTTATTGATAAACCATCTCCTTTAATTGGCCAAGGGACACCCTATGCATTTGAACATTTTTCTACAGAAGAATATCGATTTGCCGGCGATGAGTGGGAATCCCCTATTGTCTATGAGGGGAGATTAACAGAACATCATCATGAGCTGGTTCATGAAAATGCTTTGATGAATTTTGCAGAAAAATAA
- the legL7 gene encoding Dot/Icm T4SS effector LegL7, giving the protein MNYKLTLHPGSNPVEEFTSIPHGVTSLDLSLNNLYSISTVELIQAFANTPASVTSLNLSGNSLGFKNSDELVQILAAIPANVTSLNLSGNFLSYKSSDELVKTLAAIPFTITVLDLGWNDFSSKSSSEFKQAFSNLPASITSLNLRGNDLGIKSSDELIQILAAIPANVNSLNLRGNNLASKNCAELAKFLASIPASVTSLDLSANLLGLKSYAELAYIFSSIPNHVVSLNLCLNCLHGPSLENLKLLKDSLKHLQTVYLDYDIVKNMSKEQCKALGAAFPNIQKIILVDKNGKEIHPSHSIPISNLIRELSGKADVPSLLNQCLIFAQKHQTNIEDLNIPDELRESIQTCKPL; this is encoded by the coding sequence ATGAATTACAAGCTAACATTACACCCAGGCAGCAACCCAGTAGAGGAGTTTACCTCTATCCCACATGGGGTCACTTCACTTGATTTAAGTTTGAATAACTTATACAGTATAAGCACTGTTGAATTAATACAAGCCTTTGCTAATACACCCGCCAGCGTCACTTCACTGAATTTGAGTGGAAATTCCCTAGGCTTTAAAAACAGTGATGAATTAGTTCAAATTCTCGCAGCCATCCCTGCCAACGTCACTTCATTGAATCTGAGTGGAAATTTCTTAAGTTATAAAAGCAGTGATGAACTAGTAAAAACCCTGGCAGCCATCCCTTTCACCATCACCGTACTGGATTTAGGCTGGAATGATTTCAGCAGTAAAAGCAGCTCAGAATTTAAGCAAGCCTTTTCCAATTTACCTGCCAGCATCACTTCACTGAATTTGAGAGGAAATGACTTAGGCATTAAAAGCAGCGATGAATTGATACAAATCTTGGCAGCTATCCCTGCCAACGTCAATTCCTTGAATTTGAGAGGTAATAACTTAGCCAGTAAAAACTGTGCTGAATTGGCAAAATTCTTGGCTTCCATTCCTGCTAGTGTGACTTCACTGGATTTAAGCGCGAATCTCTTAGGCCTGAAAAGCTATGCTGAATTAGCATATATCTTTTCTTCTATCCCAAATCACGTGGTTTCACTTAATTTGTGCCTTAATTGTTTGCATGGACCATCCCTTGAAAATTTGAAACTCCTTAAGGATTCACTCAAGCATCTACAGACTGTTTATTTAGACTATGATATCGTCAAGAACATGTCCAAAGAACAATGCAAAGCACTAGGTGCCGCATTCCCCAATATACAAAAAATCATCCTGGTCGATAAGAATGGCAAAGAAATTCATCCGTCACATTCTATCCCGATTTCTAATCTCATTAGAGAACTCTCTGGAAAAGCAGATGTACCATCCTTGTTAAATCAATGCCTTATTTTTGCCCAAAAACATCAAACAAACATTGAGGACTTGAATATTCCTGATGAGTTAAGGGAAAGCATTCAAACCTGCAAACCTCTCTGA
- a CDS encoding GNAT family N-acetyltransferase gives MALIRDSKSQVMSVFKFQPLGIKDLNQLYQWFQEPIINHWYARDKSWSLDEITEKYEPRIAGMEHVPSFIVYKDDLPFGFVQFYILTDSLPDGIDGYESFLFEKYNPRDLAGIDLFIAESEGRGRGLGVELINRFIDKFLTRFKAVVVDPDVNNQQAIRCYEKAGFQQTGFSQDPNHLIMIKSLSLITGN, from the coding sequence ATGGCATTGATAAGGGATTCAAAGAGCCAAGTCATGAGTGTTTTTAAATTTCAACCTCTGGGCATCAAGGATTTAAATCAACTGTATCAATGGTTTCAGGAGCCAATTATTAATCATTGGTATGCGAGAGACAAAAGTTGGTCACTGGATGAAATCACAGAAAAATATGAACCAAGAATTGCAGGTATGGAGCATGTTCCAAGTTTCATTGTATATAAAGATGACTTGCCTTTCGGGTTCGTCCAGTTTTACATACTCACAGACTCTTTACCCGATGGAATTGATGGTTATGAGAGTTTTCTCTTTGAAAAATATAATCCCAGGGATTTAGCTGGAATCGATTTGTTTATTGCTGAAAGCGAGGGACGAGGTAGAGGATTAGGGGTGGAACTCATTAATCGCTTTATTGATAAGTTTCTTACCCGTTTCAAAGCTGTTGTTGTTGACCCCGATGTTAACAATCAACAAGCCATTCGTTGCTACGAAAAAGCGGGCTTTCAGCAAACAGGTTTCAGCCAGGATCCCAATCATCTCATCATGATAAAATCCTTGTCATTGATTACAGGGAATTAA
- the lem23 gene encoding Dot/Icm T4SS effector Lem23 — MKKKDEHNNLTKGKENEHNTISTNTHLLFSKPPGINADTANHMASSIDRLKDFDSSKQSLWLKYSEEIINEFCALLPEFPKKKPKVREDIRCPEEALLTQVGCAYAFLSSKRREVAKLLKHGPLRHQFGLFNKPGFASIDDFNLSKDIPSQKDKIYEHLSLLISQPNPFIEVKKNHREAEGSSIYTITFKMKPDEIEQVHKKNLDSNKPFIENDTVLTITFNDYGKNDNRTSIVIDHCPTPFAENYTSESSYFKVQFELIEPYFQACQAWEPSDGIDHFLENAGRIVYILARMQPVGRGNSAIVEWMIRGLAQIKNIELGPFNPDEKIGWDFKAFLTPEIQDYAHWFSEKAFAYSQLKNVTSLGQ; from the coding sequence ATGAAAAAGAAAGACGAGCACAATAACCTTACCAAAGGTAAGGAGAATGAACACAATACCATCAGCACCAATACCCATTTGTTATTTTCAAAACCACCTGGTATTAATGCCGATACTGCAAATCATATGGCTTCATCTATTGACCGCTTAAAAGATTTTGACAGCTCAAAACAAAGCCTTTGGTTAAAATACAGTGAAGAAATCATCAACGAATTCTGTGCTTTATTACCTGAGTTTCCCAAGAAAAAACCCAAAGTACGTGAAGACATTCGCTGCCCGGAAGAGGCATTATTAACCCAAGTCGGTTGTGCCTATGCCTTTTTATCCAGTAAAAGACGCGAGGTAGCCAAGCTTTTAAAACATGGGCCTCTAAGACATCAATTTGGTTTATTTAATAAGCCAGGGTTTGCTTCAATCGATGATTTCAATCTCAGTAAAGATATCCCTTCTCAAAAGGATAAAATTTATGAGCACCTCTCCTTGTTAATTAGTCAACCTAATCCTTTTATTGAAGTTAAGAAAAACCATAGAGAAGCAGAAGGTTCTTCTATTTACACCATAACATTCAAGATGAAGCCTGATGAAATAGAACAAGTACACAAAAAAAATTTGGATTCAAACAAACCATTTATTGAAAATGACACGGTACTGACGATAACCTTCAATGATTATGGGAAAAATGACAACAGAACCTCAATTGTCATTGATCACTGCCCTACTCCTTTTGCTGAAAACTATACGAGCGAATCCAGCTATTTCAAAGTGCAATTTGAATTGATTGAGCCTTACTTTCAAGCATGCCAGGCCTGGGAACCTTCTGATGGAATCGATCATTTTTTAGAAAATGCCGGAAGAATTGTTTATATACTGGCTCGTATGCAACCTGTTGGACGTGGTAATTCTGCGATTGTTGAATGGATGATTAGAGGCCTTGCCCAAATCAAAAACATCGAATTAGGACCATTCAACCCTGATGAAAAAATTGGGTGGGATTTTAAAGCGTTTCTGACGCCTGAAATTCAGGATTATGCTCATTGGTTTTCCGAGAAAGCCTTTGCGTATAGCCAATTAAAAAATGTTACTTCCCTGGGACAATGA
- a CDS encoding serine hydrolase domain-containing protein produces MSYMKIEELLLKDTMKKGQIPGVSIAYINNQGIISTQEIGFTDGCGLVKMSKDPTQCPFQELVLGSKNELGIGTKNTVIAFNKELYYVDQAAKMVQKIALTEANKIAYEMLHAKCTETYQLADGNEHEFIAALTGRMPPTEVKPDTVFGAASLSKPLFAYLVQKLVQANVSNTSQTGYDQFILPDTLKSFDLDTPLFHIIPLEEFNIDGMKFDLSDESAAAHSKALTARMVLSHTTGLAHGEMKFQFLPNSQEKEHGYSNVGIIYLQQVIEKLTGADLETLAQKHVFQPCGMVHSTYGPKPCAANSLWTTAGDYANFVKHLIHDSTIENPFVPHTYMTKDKGLAGATGIAKGNIPDTILQHVAWGLGWGLQTNDEGRVITAYHSGDMNDYRAWVVIDLQDKDKKNAVVFFANSHNGHILAEQIIPKTMQMEQAANYFFSKWGFARNFAELGGKTTRLGIKSSSGSSDSSPDTSIQDEPVEIKKETEKSDTSSIETYTSGWTFNA; encoded by the coding sequence ATGTCTTACATGAAAATAGAAGAACTTCTTTTAAAAGATACCATGAAAAAAGGCCAGATCCCGGGTGTATCCATTGCTTATATCAATAATCAAGGAATCATTTCCACCCAGGAGATAGGTTTTACAGATGGATGTGGCCTTGTCAAAATGTCAAAAGATCCCACCCAGTGCCCATTTCAGGAGTTGGTTCTTGGATCTAAAAATGAATTAGGTATCGGAACCAAAAACACGGTCATTGCATTTAACAAGGAACTTTATTATGTTGACCAGGCAGCAAAAATGGTTCAGAAAATTGCGTTAACAGAGGCAAATAAAATAGCCTATGAAATGTTGCATGCAAAATGCACCGAAACCTATCAATTGGCTGATGGCAATGAACATGAATTCATTGCAGCTCTAACAGGTCGCATGCCACCAACCGAAGTGAAGCCAGACACCGTTTTTGGCGCAGCATCTCTAAGCAAACCACTCTTTGCTTATCTGGTACAAAAATTGGTACAAGCCAATGTAAGTAATACATCTCAAACAGGATATGATCAATTTATTCTGCCTGACACTTTAAAGAGCTTTGATTTGGATACTCCCCTTTTCCATATTATCCCCCTGGAAGAATTCAATATTGACGGCATGAAATTTGACCTGTCTGATGAATCTGCCGCTGCTCATTCTAAAGCACTAACCGCCAGGATGGTGTTATCGCATACGACTGGACTAGCTCATGGGGAAATGAAATTTCAATTTCTGCCCAACTCTCAAGAAAAAGAACATGGGTATTCGAACGTTGGAATTATTTATTTACAACAAGTGATTGAAAAACTGACTGGTGCAGATCTTGAAACACTGGCCCAAAAACATGTGTTTCAACCCTGCGGTATGGTTCATAGCACTTATGGGCCCAAACCCTGCGCAGCCAATTCTCTATGGACTACAGCAGGAGATTATGCCAATTTCGTCAAGCATTTAATTCATGACAGCACGATTGAAAACCCCTTTGTTCCCCACACTTACATGACAAAAGATAAGGGGTTGGCAGGAGCAACCGGAATAGCCAAAGGCAATATACCCGATACTATTCTGCAACATGTTGCATGGGGTTTAGGCTGGGGATTACAAACCAATGATGAAGGAAGAGTTATCACTGCCTATCATTCAGGCGATATGAATGATTACAGAGCGTGGGTAGTGATCGATTTACAGGATAAGGATAAGAAAAATGCTGTGGTATTTTTCGCTAATTCGCATAATGGGCATATTCTCGCTGAACAAATTATTCCGAAGACCATGCAAATGGAACAGGCTGCCAATTATTTTTTTTCAAAATGGGGTTTTGCCAGAAACTTCGCTGAATTAGGCGGAAAAACTACTCGACTGGGTATTAAATCATCCTCAGGTAGCTCTGATAGCTCTCCTGATACTTCCATTCAGGATGAGCCGGTTGAGATAAAGAAGGAGACAGAAAAATCAGATACTTCCTCAATCGAGACTTATACTTCAGGATGGACTTTTAATGCTTGA
- a CDS encoding NUDIX domain-containing protein, translating into MNTLKTIFKIGALIFNEKNQLLAVHKKGKPPMELIVPGGVMEENESDEETLRREIKEELDSDIISFQFYKQFEDKAIYEEKWLVMRTYIVTLGNAPKPANEIDQLVWLGHDYHQSGYRFGSILGKQIIPDFFK; encoded by the coding sequence ATGAACACATTAAAGACTATATTTAAAATAGGCGCGCTTATTTTTAATGAAAAAAATCAGTTACTTGCTGTACATAAAAAAGGAAAACCACCCATGGAACTCATTGTTCCAGGTGGCGTTATGGAGGAAAATGAAAGCGATGAAGAGACCCTGCGTCGAGAAATCAAAGAAGAACTTGACTCCGATATCATATCATTTCAGTTTTATAAGCAATTTGAAGACAAGGCAATCTATGAGGAAAAATGGCTGGTAATGCGTACTTACATTGTCACTCTCGGCAATGCCCCTAAACCTGCTAATGAGATTGATCAACTGGTATGGCTTGGGCATGATTATCATCAAAGTGGCTATCGTTTTGGATCCATATTAGGCAAACAAATTATTCCTGATTTCTTTAAATAA
- a CDS encoding YdgA family protein, with amino-acid sequence MKKWIISVLLLVVIVLCFYPIIGMMALSTVKKNVDNIPRNPFLTWQLKDNHRGWFCSTAVLNLLVDLPAQENKDAQGNVKVQPALHLSLDFPIVIHHGPFIMTNNGLHFGLAWVTTKPETHYGALINYLNQTVVSYSLPSINMQGTNNGDQGNFVFVWQGLSAKLKVNPKVDKASGHVTMYGMSTKVQETDVRIGKVKINFALNRYMDDLWLGDSSILLSSVSTITNSQPVFDLQDLSMDAWAGINNNLLDFNLQLSLNKFLMNNNSYGPGQLKIELKNLDPKAMAKLNQLNYDYPSNQIAILAEIFNLLSKGATLNLNQELDTPQGHLSSSLNLALTKSSFSNPGDLLQNLKGNGQFKAPIKLVKQLLFESIKSKTATPAADMSQSQVTEPLVDVDAEAHKQTEEILQKWVNKGILKVEGDYYQASFTLENTQFTVNGQPFDPALLN; translated from the coding sequence ATGAAAAAATGGATTATCAGTGTGTTGCTGTTAGTAGTCATTGTCTTATGCTTCTACCCCATTATTGGCATGATGGCCTTAAGCACGGTGAAAAAAAACGTCGATAATATTCCCAGGAATCCCTTCCTGACTTGGCAATTAAAAGATAATCACCGTGGATGGTTCTGCTCCACTGCCGTTTTGAATTTACTTGTTGATTTGCCAGCTCAGGAAAATAAAGACGCACAGGGTAATGTTAAAGTGCAGCCAGCGCTTCATTTGAGTCTCGATTTCCCAATCGTCATACACCATGGTCCTTTCATCATGACCAATAATGGCTTGCATTTTGGTCTCGCCTGGGTCACAACCAAGCCGGAAACCCATTATGGGGCTTTGATCAACTATTTAAATCAAACCGTTGTCAGCTATAGTTTGCCCTCAATTAATATGCAAGGCACGAACAATGGTGATCAAGGCAACTTTGTTTTTGTCTGGCAAGGCTTAAGTGCAAAGCTCAAAGTCAATCCCAAGGTTGATAAGGCCTCTGGTCATGTGACTATGTACGGTATGAGTACGAAAGTGCAAGAAACCGATGTCAGGATTGGTAAAGTCAAAATCAATTTTGCATTGAATCGCTACATGGACGATTTATGGCTTGGTGATTCATCTATCTTGCTGTCTTCTGTTTCTACCATCACTAATTCACAGCCAGTGTTTGATTTGCAAGATCTGAGTATGGATGCGTGGGCTGGAATCAACAACAATTTACTGGATTTTAATTTGCAATTATCCCTGAATAAATTTCTAATGAATAATAACAGCTATGGTCCTGGCCAATTAAAAATCGAGCTTAAAAATCTGGATCCTAAAGCGATGGCCAAGCTCAATCAATTGAACTATGACTATCCTTCCAATCAAATCGCGATCCTGGCTGAAATTTTTAATCTGCTTTCCAAAGGTGCGACACTCAATCTGAATCAAGAGCTGGATACGCCACAGGGGCATTTGTCCAGTTCGTTGAACCTGGCTCTAACCAAGAGTTCATTCAGCAATCCTGGGGATCTGTTGCAAAATCTGAAAGGCAATGGTCAGTTTAAAGCGCCAATCAAACTGGTCAAGCAGCTGTTATTTGAATCAATCAAATCAAAAACAGCTACACCAGCAGCGGATATGTCTCAATCTCAGGTTACAGAGCCGCTGGTTGATGTCGATGCTGAAGCCCATAAACAAACGGAAGAAATCTTGCAAAAATGGGTGAATAAAGGCATCTTAAAGGTTGAAGGCGATTACTATCAGGCCTCATTTACTCTGGAAAACACCCAATTTACAGTGAATGGGCAGCCATTTGATCCAGCGTTATTGAATTAG
- the lelA gene encoding LysR family transcriptional regulator LelA, whose amino-acid sequence MAIPFKRINLNLILHLDALLSERSVSAAAEKVFVSQPAMSSSLKQLRELFKDPLLIPGKGEYFLSPKAKELQPQLEQVMFFIRNILQPNERFDPFQTKRSFKIALPDYVELILLPSLMAALEKLPHIVIETTIQSMADDPHLFIDENVDLAIGAINENSLSAQLKVEKLYEEEIICFASKNNPLINRPLSLEDYISNKHIAFSFNQERYSHSAEYLYKRKLVRNDMLFVKNILPAIFAVANSDAVISTAPSFLINMFARQFNLGMQPLPFNLEPTPIYLVTHSKSQYDEGVSWLAKLVSSSIKSPS is encoded by the coding sequence ATGGCGATTCCCTTTAAACGTATTAATTTAAATCTCATACTACATCTGGATGCTTTACTAAGCGAGAGAAGCGTCAGTGCTGCTGCAGAGAAAGTGTTTGTCAGCCAACCAGCCATGAGTTCCTCTTTAAAACAACTGAGAGAGTTATTTAAAGACCCGCTATTAATTCCTGGTAAAGGGGAATATTTTCTCTCTCCAAAAGCTAAAGAGTTGCAGCCACAATTAGAGCAAGTGATGTTTTTCATAAGAAATATTCTGCAACCGAATGAGCGATTTGATCCCTTTCAGACCAAAAGATCATTTAAAATCGCTTTACCTGATTACGTTGAATTAATTTTGTTGCCATCCCTGATGGCGGCGCTTGAAAAACTGCCTCATATTGTTATTGAGACAACGATTCAATCAATGGCTGATGATCCACATCTGTTTATCGATGAGAATGTAGATCTGGCGATTGGAGCTATTAATGAAAATTCTCTATCCGCGCAACTCAAAGTTGAAAAACTGTATGAGGAGGAAATTATTTGTTTTGCAAGCAAAAACAATCCACTCATAAACAGGCCATTGTCTTTGGAAGATTACATAAGCAATAAACATATCGCATTTAGTTTTAATCAGGAGCGTTATAGCCACTCCGCTGAATATTTATATAAAAGAAAGCTGGTACGTAATGACATGCTTTTTGTAAAAAATATCTTGCCCGCAATTTTCGCAGTAGCCAATTCCGATGCGGTGATTTCCACAGCCCCAAGTTTTTTGATAAATATGTTTGCCAGACAGTTTAATCTGGGAATGCAACCTTTACCTTTCAATCTGGAACCAACTCCTATTTATCTGGTGACCCATAGCAAAAGTCAGTATGATGAGGGAGTCTCCTGGTTAGCCAAGCTGGTCAGTTCAAGCATTAAAAGTCCATCCTGA
- a CDS encoding lpg2407 family Dot/Icm T4SS effector, with protein MYNVVSFNNEGVEHMKPTSEKSKEIRKKYKAPGASDEQLANSIKVASEFEYKNSSTFGWGGVYMVDRFQSMITGRAITNNTQKLLDAQALEEEASKANLKQ; from the coding sequence ATGTATAATGTCGTCAGTTTTAACAATGAAGGTGTTGAGCACATGAAACCAACCAGTGAAAAAAGTAAAGAAATTCGTAAAAAATATAAAGCACCAGGGGCTTCTGATGAGCAACTGGCTAATTCTATCAAGGTAGCTTCTGAGTTCGAGTATAAAAACAGCAGCACTTTCGGTTGGGGTGGTGTATATATGGTTGATCGCTTTCAATCAATGATCACAGGTCGTGCAATCACTAACAACACACAAAAGTTATTGGACGCTCAAGCACTTGAAGAAGAAGCTTCTAAAGCAAACTTAAAACAATAA